The sequence below is a genomic window from Emys orbicularis isolate rEmyOrb1 chromosome 25, rEmyOrb1.hap1, whole genome shotgun sequence.
aatacatagagccacccctgtgtATCGGATAGAAGTGTACGTAGTTTGTGGAGATTTGGTTGGTTCATACAGTGGTTATTCCACATGTCTGCCCACCCCCCTTCCAGTGCCATCAGAGAGTAGAGCTGATTCTATTGATATCCTTCAGCCTTGATGTAAACTCCATTTTGATGTTGAGTTCACCTGCAGCCCCGTTGTTTTCTGCTGTGATTCCCTCGGGATTTGCAGGGTCAGGCCATTTAACAAACTGTCCTGGAAACTGCTCTTATGTTGAAATATTTCTTATCATTATCTGAGATTTCTTTTAAGAGCAGAAGCTTAAAGCAAAGGCCTGTACGATGGAAGGAAATCTCTTCTACACGGGCTTCCCTGCTGACATCCTAGCAGGGAGGTTTTGGTGCAACTGTTGGACTCTGTGGCGAAATCACTTCCAAAAGAGGAGAAATATACGGAAATTGCCTTCGTGACTTATCAGCTGACTCGTATAACAAACGTCACATGCCTCTTTTAGTGCAGAGTTCAGAGGGGCTCAGTTACTTCCCCAAAATCCTTCTTCAGAAAACATCTGAGGCATCAAGAATCTAGAACTGCTCATTGCACATGCTGTTCAAATATAAAAAGTCTGGTAAAAAATGCAATGCTCTCTTAGTCTCTCCCTCCCTGGACTGAtgctcctagagcagtggttcttaacctgaggtgcaagatgccctttctgggggtgcgagacatgccagatttttttagaaggtaaatcgttgaaaacacaaattaagcacaggcacgtaagtacaactactttgtttcatcaaacctatgtatttattaacattatacattttttaacgattactgtaatatacaaacaaaaatatatctaggtttaaagaactgatctacttcaacgatttttgataaggggtgcgagaacatattttgagaaccaaaggggtgcaggctgcagtaaaggttaagaaccactgtcctagagtaTCCCCTTCACAGCCTCATTTGGGACTCCGATAGCAGCCAGCATTTGGGATGGTTTTGGGGTTCTGGTGATTGGTAACTCCACATTCCCAAAGTGTATTATTGTGTCACAGCTAGAGCAGCTGCTTGAGCAGTTAGTATTGGCACTCCATAAATAACACCCTGAAGCACATCTCGGAGCTCCAAGCCTTTGCCAGGTAATACTGACACCATGCCAGTTTTCTGCACCTCGTTCTGTAGTCGAAAGGCACCAGGCATGAATTGTCTGGCACGTTTAACCTTCTCTCAGTCATTCAGAATGAACAGTGATGCAATCAGCGCATGAAGCAGATGACTGTGCTGGACTGAACAGCGCTTTAAAGTTGGGCATGCTGTATCCAAAGACAGATCTTACTAACCCAGTGCAACCATCTGCCTAGGAGTCTCTGTCCACGCACGAACAAATTCAgccatgaacataagaacggccagactgggtcagaccaatggtccatctagcccagtgccctgtctcccaacagtggccaatgccagatgcttccaaGGGAATAGAATAGGGCTGCTATtagttatccatcccctgtcatccagtcccagcatctggcaatcagaggcttagggacacccagcatgggttgaatccctgaccatcttggctaatagctagaGCCCTGCGCAATTAcgaaatttgtatccacatccaatCCACGATCCCAAACATGGTCTGTGGATATAAAACAGATATTGATAGGcctatgctccatgaacttatctaattcttttttgaaaccagttatagttttggccttcacaacgtcccttggcaacgagttccacaggttgactgtgcgttgtatgaagaagtacttccttttgtttgctttaaacctgttgcctattaatttcattgggtggcccctcgttcttgtgttatgtgaaggggtaaataacacttccttattcactttctccacaacattcatgattttgtagacctctagcGCATCCCCCACttactcgtctcttttccaagctgaacagtcccactctttttaatctctccttatatggaagctattccacactcttaggcctggtctacactaaccccccaatttgaactaaggtacacgtagctgaagtcgacgtaccttagttcgaacttaccgcggtccagacgcggcaggcaggtccccccgtcgactccgcgtactcctcgcgccgagcaggattaccggagtcgacggggagcacttctgggttcgatttatcgcgtccagacaagacgcgataaatcgaacccagaagttcgattgcctgccgccgaaccagcgcggtaagtatagacaaacccttaattatttttgttgcccttctctgtacttttcccatttttaatatctctgttttgagatgggCAACCAGAActccatgcagtattcaaggtgtgggcttaccatggatttatatagaggcatgatatttactgtcttatctgtccctttcctaatggttcctaacattctgttcgcttttttgactgctgctgcatattgagtggccGTTTTCAAAGAACGGAGcacaaagactccaagatcttccttgagtggtaacagctaatttagaccccatcattttatatgtatagttgggatgatgttttccagtgtgcattactttgcatttatccacattgaatttcatctgccattttgttgcccagtctagtgagctccctttgtaactcttcacagtctgctttggactttaccctgagtaatttagtattgtctgcaaattttgccacctcactgtttacccctttttccagatcatttatgaacatgttgaccCATAGGTGACTCATAAATGACGATAGGGGGGAGCACAATTGAAAGGATGGGGGGGCCATGTGACCGCCCCACACGTTGCTTCTGCTGCCCATCCATTGACCCTTTACATGCTTCCCTCctcgctgtcctctccccacTTTGCCCCTTCACCCACCACCatccccactgctcctccataaACCCCCGGTGGAGCgcgtcctgctcccagccctgtgcgGAGTCCCTGGCGGGAGCACTCGGCTCACCTGCAGCCTGCCCAGCGAGCGCCTTCCTCCCCAGCCGCCTCTGGCCAGGCCAGCaccccgggaaagcccaagactcTCCCACATGGGGTGCTGCCCAGGAGGAaccaagccctgcatgtgccaaagccgcCTGGAGCCCCTGCCGGTGCCAGGTGGACGCTACACTGgcacataggcaccgacttctgcgtgcgccggtgggtgctcaactcccctctgcccctggccccgccctgactccaccccagccccactccctcccacccccattccaaccccttccccaaatccccgcgcCGTCCCTCCCCTCCTGGAGCTTGCTTCAGCTCTTTGGCGGTGGCaggcgctgggaggtaggtggaggagcggggacgcggcacgctcaggggaggaggtgaggtagggtggggcgggggaggcggagaggggagcttggctgccagtgggtgcagagcacccactaatttttccccgtgggtgctccagccccggcgcacccacggagtcggtgcctacgCACTGGCATGGGGGAGCCGCTCCACCCCTCCGATAAACACTGGAGTAGGGAGGGGAAGCAATTTCTAGCCGAACCTGCagggctccccagcagccccctgggCGGGGGCTTAGCTTCCACTTCCCCCGCTGCCCCGGGTCCTGGCCCCAGTGCGCatggggctgctccatcccctaggcgCCCACAGTCAGGTCTCCTGGTGCACAATGCCTCTTCCctcaacaaatcgtgttcatcaaCGTCTGATCAtcctgttctttactacagtctccaccagtttgccaggtactgaagtcaggctgaccggcctgtaattgccggggtcgcCTCTGGAGTCACATTAGTATctgtacagaggctgatttaaatgacaggttacataccacagttagtagttctgcaatgtcATCTTTgagtccttcagaactcttgggagaATATCATCTGGGCCTAGTGacgtattactgtttaatttatcagtttgttctaaacccacctctattgacacctcaggcTGGGacggttcctcagatttgtcacctaaaaagaatggttcatgTGTGGGAATCGCCCTCACATCCtctaccaggggtggccaaagttCCTGACCCTTCGAGCCGCATACGAcagtcttcagaagtttgagagccagggtgcacctgctggggcttggggtttcagccccatgggagATGCCTGTTGGGaattggggctgaagccctgctcctgctgaagccccgagacccgCCCCCTCTGCTGAGCAGAAGCCtctaccccaccaccctgctgcaaggcagcgGTCCCGAGCTCCAcctccagtctggtaggtggagaatggggggagtGCGAGAGGGCCCCTTGAGctgcactttaatggtaaaagagccgcatgaggctcatgagccacagtttggccacccctgacctatgcaaagaattcattgagCTTCTCTGCATTGGCTCTGTCTTCCGTGAGTGCTCCTGTACCACCTCAAtcctccagtggccccactgattgtttgcaggcttcctgcttctcatgtacttcaaaaaacattttgctgatagtttttgagtcttttgctaattgctcttcacattcttttttggcctgcctcaTGGGAAAATTCTGTGCTGCTTAGAGCAGTGATGTTGCTGCAATGCCTGCAGGAGTCAGAACTGCCACGTGTATAAACCAGTGCAGGAATCTCTGCAGAAGTGGTAGAACCAGAGTGGAATTTGCAACTGTCTGCAGAGAAATGCATGGTACAGCTTCAGCTACATTGCTGGGCTCTTCCGCACAGTGCCTGTATCCATTTCAACATCCTTAAAATGCTGAATATCCTGTTATTGTTTGAGAGCTAGCAATCAGGCTGGTCCCTGCCCTAGGGAGTTTTACACCAACCACCGTGCCACTAGGAGCCAACAGAAAACCTGAACAGAGTCCATGCGCCAGTCTTCTGAGCTGTCTGGCAAAGTAGAAAGTGCATATTATCTCCACTGGGGTGCTCTTCTGTAATCACAACTATTGGAGCGCTCTTACTTTTGGTTTCATGCTTACGTCACTAGATCGCAAAGTCCCGAGACGTTGCTGCCTTCAAGTGGACAAGGCGCTTGTTAGAGAGGTAACTCTCAAAGGGAAGCAGATGTCACAGAATGGCTCTAAGCCTTGGACTGCTCCTTGGTCCCTGTTTGGGAATTCTCCCCAACCCTCTCCCTGCCTTGCCTCAAGTTTCAGCCCAAGCTTCATGTTCTAAGTGAAACTAAATTCCAGAAGTTTGCTGCTCCCTTTTCCCATCTCGTGTGTCGCACAAAGCCGGACCTCGTGCCAGGGAACCTGGCTAGGGGACGGCAAACACGTATTGAGTCTGTGGAGAAGAGTCTCGGCATTCCCAGCCAGAGACCAGGAGCAGTCCAGGCACTGGACACCTGTGCATTGTGTCTGTAAAGAAACTGGTGCTGTGGGCTAAGTGCAGACTGGGATGCCCAGGATGCTGTGTGCGACCTCCCCACCGACCCAGTGCATGCCACCAttggccctcccactccactctctctctggccttAGGTTGGTGATAAGGTGATGGTGCTGGCCAgagcagggctctggcaggaAGTCGTGACTGTCCCAGCCAATCAGACTTACCTGATGCCTGACGGAATGAGCTTCGAGGAAGCGGCCGCCTTTCTGGTCAACTACATCACGGCGTACATGATCCTCTTTGACTTTGGGAACCTGAGACCCAACCAGAGCGTCCTCATCCACATGGCTGCCGGTAACGTACGCTCCGACGGGGCTCAGCCCATGGGCAGTTGGCTTCAGAACGGCCAGTCCAactgctgggaggggagatgaCTTGGATAAAGGGGTGACAAACCTGATATAAAGGCTTAGACAGATCAGCTACACAGGTGCTGGGTTGGCAAAATATCCCACTGTGCTATTGGCGGATTCTGTCCACACCCTGGCCTGTTGGATGCCACACTGTAAAATCAGATGGGTCTGATTGTATTAAAGCCCTGAGCACTGTAGTGAGGTGGCAGATCCCAGGGCCATGTTAGTTAGCCTGAGGCCATCAAGCTCTCTTAGGCTCAAAGCATGAGTTTTTCTGAACCGCAGACACATCCTTCACTCTGAGATTGAGCTATGGTGTGgagtcggggtgtgtgtgtggggggggggaggggggggcgcagcagcaCATCCAGGGACTGGTTCGTCTCCTATGCCCCTTTCCTGTCCGCTCCTCTAATTCCCCTATTGCCGCCTGTTTCAGGGGGGGTAGGAACGGCCGCCATTCAGCTCTGCAAGACGGTGGAGAACGTCACCATCTTTGGCACTGCCTCTGCCTCCAAGCACGACTCCCTCAGGGAAAGCGGGGTCACTCACCCAATTGACTACAGGAGCATGGATTACGTGGAGGAAGTCCGGAAAATCTCCCCAAAAGGTACTGTGAGCGACTGTGGGGAGGACGGGGTGGGATGGGGCTCCCCTACCCCGCTACAGGTCTGTCCCTCAGGAAATGGAAGGAAACGGCCTGTTACTCTTTGTGCAAACTTTCTCTAGGAGTCGATATTGTTTTGGATCCACTGGGAGGATCGGACACTTCCAAAGCATTCAACCTCCTGAAGCCAATGGGCAAACTCATAACCTATGGTGAGTATGAGGGAATGATGCATCTACTGAACAGCTGATGTGAACAGGCCAGATTCCCTGCAGGGTGGAGTCATgcattggggcgggggagggtggctCTGCATGAGAGCACTCGTCCTGGTTTCCTCCAGCCAGGTTCTGAGGGAGAGCAGCCCACCGTGGCTGGTTACCACATTAGCCTGAGCTCTAGTATCTGCTCTGTCTGGAGTGTCACGTGCATTAGAAAGCCGGATTCCTGCTGGGGGTTTGGTTTGCTCACGTCTCAGTTTGAGAGTTAGGttcctgtcccctctccctgcccgagAGATGCAATTCACCCCACTCCATACGCTGACCTATCACATCTCCCCTGCAAAGAGAGTTGCTTCCCAGTCTGAATACACACACGCAGGGAGAAGTGGGATCTGTGTCCCACACACGGGATCAGTTGCAGTGAGTTGATCCTGGTTCAGGCTGACTTAATGTGTAGCACTCCTAGAAGCTCACTTTTCTTCTGTGGGGTGTGTGGGTGACGCGGTTTGAAGCTACAGAATACTTCTCTCTCCATTCTCCAGCTGCAAAACACTGTGATTCTGTCCCCACAGACAAAGCCCTCACACAGCCCCTGACCGGCTATGCAGGAATCTCAGGCGGACTGCATTCCGTCCCTGCATTGGCCTCCTCACTGTGTGGACTGCAGAGTGTTCTGGCAGGATTAACCATTACAGTGGGCCAGGCTCCGAAACCCTGGCTTGGGTGGATTCGGCCAACACGGCTGGCTGCATTTTAGCCTCAGCAGTGCTCTGCCGTTGTACCAGTCTCACTGGCTTGGCACCTACATCTAGCTGTGTTCGTTCGCTGCCTGTCCTAAGATACGAAACGGTCAGGTTTTGAATACTTACTCTAGCAATGACCCTGCACGTCTACTGGCCAAAAGGGGTCTGTGTTCCGTCACTCAAAGGCGATTTGCCTCTGCCTTTCTTTGGTAGATCCTGGCCCTACCTGACCCTGAGTATGCAGGTGGAGTGAGGACTCCGTGCTCTCTGAGCTGTCTTAGATCTGGTGCACTAGGTGCTCTTCACCAGGCATTATTAGCCTTTTGTGAGCTCTGAGCATGACTGTGGCCTTGACTTCCTcctaggggtggccaacctgctcACTGGGCAGAAGAAGAACCTGATGGCCATGGCGAAGACATGGTGGAACCAGTTCAGTATCAACGCGCTGCAGCTCCTGCACCTCAACAAAGCCGTGTGCGGCTACCACCTGGGTTACATGGATGAAGAGTTTGAGCTCATTGGGGGTGTTGTGGCCAAGCTGGTTAGCCTGTACAACCAGGGCAAAATCAAACCCAAAATAGACTCCGTATGGCCCTTTGAGCAGGTGAGTCCGAGTCGCGGTGCAGGCTGGCAGCCTCCGTAAGAGAGAACGCTGCTGCTCCTGTTCCTAGCTGGGTTCTGCAGAGTTCCGGGTCGTGTTCTCTGGGATttgtggttggttttgttttgcagtCAAGGTCCCAACCAAGATGGGCTGTGTTGTGCCGTGTACACATTGAGACAGTCCCTGAGCCAgggagcttataatctaaatagacaagccagacaaagggcGGGAGAAGGGaatattattatttccatttcacaggCGGGGAACTGgtccagagagattaagtgtctGGCCTGGGGTCACACTGggagcatcagagctgggaaatgaacccAGTTCAGTCTCTTGGCCACAAGAccaccactctccccccggcagtGCGCTCATGCAGAGAAGAGCGGTGCAGCATATACCGGAACTGGCTGGGTACTGGCATCTGAACTACATGGCTGAAGCCTTCAGCACTCTCTGCCCAGTGTCCTTTTGGTTTCCACTGGATTTGGAGCGGccggctctctggggcaggaactgtgtgTACTGTGCCTAGCGCAGTGGGGCCCTTATCCTCGGCTGGGCACTagcacaatgcaaataataattgcTCTGCCCTGGGAGACCTGGAAGCTAGGCCAGAGGTGAAGGCATCCAGCCCTTTTGCTCCCCAAAAGCTCCGGCTGGTTAAGGAGCATCGTCCCTTTCTCTTGCAGGGAGTCTCCTAGTGCGTTAGCCTCTACTTGCCTCCCCCCCCAGTCCACACTGGAAGGATGGAGACTGGAGCTTGGAGCCTCTCGGATGGGTTTAAATTGGGGCACTGAGGATTACAGGAGACGCTGACTTGTTTAGGGAACTTGTACTCAGCAGGTAAaccagggctgctggaacaatctttatagtgagggtgctgagggccattgaaccaaattataaaccctgcatatgatggaaaccacttcaagcagcaccccttgttccagcacctgGGGTGTAAAGCTGGCTGCTGTTCACAGGATGAATCAATCTCCTCTGCCAGGCAGAGAGCTGCCAGCAGGAACTCCGCTTGGATTGCTAGTGTCAGAGCCAGGTGTGGCTGTGAGTGATAATGGAGCCCTTGGGACACAAGGAGCACAGAGTGCCAAGCGCTAAGTGATATCTCAGCAGAGATCCTGGGGGAATCTGGAGTAAGATACGGGAGGCCTCTAGGGGCTCGGTAATGTGCTCGGTGTCTGCATGACTGATTTGCTGTTGGTCCATGCGTGGTGAGCCTGGAACTGCAGCTCATTGGAgatgtgtgagagagggagaaTTGGGGGGTGAACGTACACATCAGAGAGCTTAACCCCAAAGTCCCCTTGGGGCCGCGGAATccctggggtgggagcaggggaacCCCGCTGCAGCGGTGGACGGCAGAGTCCTGGGGAAGAGGCCAatgtactgacttcactggacaGCTGTTGGCTCCTACATGCTCCTCACTGGGTTTGGGCTGGCACAGGCTGTGGTTTCtctctggggggagggtggggagaagggggcgtATCCTGCTGAGTATGTGTCATGCAGATTCCTCGCTCTGAGTGGGAGCACCCATGCTGGTTCTCTTCCCCTTAGCAGAGTAACTCTCTCTCTGTGCCCGGGGCTGCTGTGTTCCTTTTCTTCAGACCTGCTGAAGCAGCCAGCCCGGGTAAAGGAGGAGCTTTGTTCCCAGCCGCGGCAGCGCAGGCTGCCCTGCAGAAAACAaagggggagctgggagtggcCGTGGGATGAGTGTGCCCAGGCTTGTATTTACCGTCGGGAGTTGTGGGTGTATTGGATGCTCTTATCCTTGGTGTGGGGAGCGTTGGAGCCGGCTCTGGACCTGCCCCAGTCCCTGGCTGCGCATTGTGGGTGCAGCCTGTGCACTCGAAGGCCCAGCCTGTGTCCCAGATGCGCGGCCAGCAGTTCCCCTGGGCTGTTACTTGCGTAACTTCCTGAGACCTCCCTCGCTTACATTCGCTCCACTTCACCAGCAAATGTGTCCTCCCTCCAGAGAGGGGCTGGTACCTGACACGCTCATTTCAGCGGGAAAGGGGAACACTGAACGTACAAGGAGCAAGAGAATTAAGTcgctttcttcttttttaaatgcctttCAGACTGAGAGTTTCAAGGCGTTCCCAAGCTGTGAACGGAGAAAGGGCCAAAGGGCTGAGTTACATTGATTAATTACAGACAGCAGCGCTGCACACTGAGTGTGGGACATGTGCTGTGCCTGTTACACTAGAGACTGCACTGAGTCTCTGCTCAGTAATTAGAGAGGAAACtgtatgtgggtgggtgggtcaTTTTGTTGCTTCACCCTCCGATTTTTCTGCtgattggaaactgaggcagcagaacAAAGTGGAGATGCTGCAAAGTGAGACTATGGCTTCCTAAACGGCTGCTACACATTTCTGCATTTGGTGCATCCTTATGTCTAGTCAAATTCTGCTGTAGACTCTGGGCTCTCCACCCTGATCTGTCTCTGAGGTGGGGGGAGTTCTTCCGAAACTAGATCGTTCTACTAAATCCCGCGTGTTGTAATAGATGGATTCAAACCAGTATTGCTAACGAGAGAATTCTCCTGACGcagaccctgccctgccctgctcagtCACGTAGCACAGCGATAGTTTGCTAGGACGGCTCTGCAGAGTGGCTTTTAATAGCACGATAGAAAAATTCCAAAACCCAAGTATTGTAAAGGGCCCTAAAAGACCTGAGGATCAGAAAACAATGCCTGGCTGGAGGATGGCGGAGAATTACTGCACTGGTTTCCTGTCCCCATTTGTGACCTAGTCCAGAGTTAAACAATGAATTCTGAGACAAGAGCTGACATCTTTACCGCTTCCCAGCGAGAGACCAGGACCAGGatagcaggggtcctgtgggtcgggattgaggggcatctgcagagctgggcatggggtgcaCACGACTGATAACGAATGGGACTCTGGGTTTGAAgctgagctgggatgggggcacAGTGCCTGCCACAACATGTCTTGGTTTCACAACACAACTGCAAAGACTTTAGAGTCACTCTGACACTGAACTGGAAATCTATCTGCAACTgaagcaacatttaaaaaaaaaaattgactcctTTCCAAGCCTGGGACAAGTGCTGTGGTGCTGTTAAAAGTCCTTTCATCAAGTCTGCCTTCAAAGGAGATGCATAAGGTCTCTGGAATGTAGTCGAATGACCACTTGGCTGCTGACTCTCCCTAAGCTCCTTGTGTCAGCCCAGAGCAGGGGATTGTCTGGCTAAACTGGAGTCACATGGTGTTTTCTCTGGAGATACTGGTGGCTCTGTTAATCCTATTGCCCATTGTGCTTTTCCGAGATTGTCAGCTTCTGGCATACAGGTCTGTCTcctcttacgctggggttacgtacCGCAGTCAGCGCcgaaagcgaaaatcgcgtatagtcaaaattacattgagtgtaatggcgggcggaatcgcccacactacagaaacagtatttaaattgttatttttctcttttgggggttttgtttttgtttttgccgaccgcgtaaagctgaaatcgcacatgttcaatgcgcctaagatgcaacagacctgtacACTAGAATTGCATAATCCTCCTCTACCTTGAGGAGGTGTGGAGCAGTaaaggagggagctggagggagctGTGCGCCCCTCCAGCAGAATGGGCCAGAATCTACACTGGGAGACAGGCAGCCGGGAGTGGCTTTCCTACCCGAAAGCTGCTGGCCAATAGCATCGTGGGGGCCAGGGGTTAAGTCTCAGGAGTTTTCTGGACTCTACCAAGCAGCTTCTGGAGCCTGCCGATACAGCTCTGATTTCTGTCTAAGCACATCAGGCTGCCCGAGCTCAGAGGGGCCCAGAAAATCTGTGCTTCTCCGAGCGTAACTGTCCAGGCTGCCTCAGAGGTGTTGGGCAGAGGCCAACCGAGTCATCTCAGCTGTCAGTGAATGGACAGTAATGCCTGGAGGTGTGTTAGCCCTTCAGGCCCAGCCAGGGGCAGAACTCCTCcagtggggagcagagctgggtgacttACTCCCCTTCACCCAGAAAGAACAGCTGCTTCTGAGGTCTCTACAGCAGAAGCCAAAAGAGAGGGGGGGAGTTTCCTGTAAAGGGTCTCAAGTAACCTAGGCCCAAACTACAGAGGTGCAAAGGGCTTAAAGAAGAGAGATGGGACTCTGTCTCCCGTAGCCGAGTCTCACCAAAGGGCCAGCGTAGTGCTCGCTACACTGGAGCAGCCAGTCTCCGGGGTGTGGTGACTGGGATTTGGCAGGGGCCTCGCTGGAGGAAGGAGCAGATTTCTCTTTCCGATGCTAATTTGTAGCCCTTTTGCTGCCAGCAAAGCATGTGCATTAGCTCGTAGCCGCTGGTGTCAGATTGGCTTCTGGCCCCAAGCACTGATTGGAGCAGTACATGCTTCAGGCCTGTGCCTGGTCTCACTGAAGCATTCAGGTTGAGCTCCGTAGATGGAGACACCACGCCACAGAGCGGAGGCAGGGCTGGGTTGTTTACCCAATTTAGAACCCAGCATGGTGGCCCTGAACATGCACCAGTAGCATTTTCCTGTCAAGTCCTGGGACTTCCCCAGCCTGCCCTGACTCGACAGCAGGTGAGGGAGACGTTTGCCCAACCGAAGTGCCTGCTAGATGTTAAGACCGTGCTGCCGGCTTTGTGTTGGGAAGTGCTGTGGAGTGGGCCCTTCTTTGAGGGCAGTTCTGTGAGGTCTGGGGACGCAGCTGGGAGACCCTTCCAGAGCCGGAGAGACACTCAGGTGCTTACCAGGTAGTTAGTTACCTGGTAAAACATCTTAATCGCCCTCCCCTGCTCTTGACTCTGACCCAGACCCTGGAGCGTCTCTTTGGAGGAACTGGCCTCGGTTGTTAATGGAGAAAGGAGAGAATTCCAAAAGACAAACTGGAGTAAGTCTAAGGAGCGCTGGCCATTTCCAGCCAGCACAGTGACCAATCTGGCTGTTCAGACCCTGCTCTCCCTTTCTCCCCATTCACCTGCAGTCTGTTTAAATTAACTCTGGCAGGAGGCGTGTGCTGCCTGGGCATCATTGTGCTGATCTCCTCCTGCCGGAAAGAGCAGCTCCTAATGGGACTCTGATTGCATTACCAGCCAACAGCTTCTGCTCTGCCTGCATTGATCTGGGCATGCACTTTGTAATGAGCTGGCACGTCCCAGTGGGTTTGTGCATGAGGGAGCACTGTGCTCCAGCCAGACGCAGGCGAACACGAGCGTCTCGTCAGCATGTCTGCTTGGCATGGTGACGAGGACAGAGCcttccagggagctgaaggcGAACTGCCTCTTCTGGGCTTTCCAAACTGACTA
It includes:
- the VAT1 gene encoding synaptic vesicle membrane protein VAT-1 homolog, whose translation is MSGEEAAAAPAPAPAEQAPPAEQQAAGGGDAPPAESQYRALVLSGFGGYEKVKVQVRRGEPSPRPGELAVRVRACGLNFADLLARQGLYERLPPPPVSPGMECAGTVLALGEGVTGRQVGDKVMVLARAGLWQEVVTVPANQTYLMPDGMSFEEAAAFLVNYITAYMILFDFGNLRPNQSVLIHMAAGGVGTAAIQLCKTVENVTIFGTASASKHDSLRESGVTHPIDYRSMDYVEEVRKISPKGVDIVLDPLGGSDTSKAFNLLKPMGKLITYGVANLLTGQKKNLMAMAKTWWNQFSINALQLLHLNKAVCGYHLGYMDEEFELIGGVVAKLVSLYNQGKIKPKIDSVWPFEQVADAMRQMQEKKNVGKVILVPELPKEEPKKEEN